The Nerophis ophidion isolate RoL-2023_Sa linkage group LG07, RoL_Noph_v1.0, whole genome shotgun sequence genome contains a region encoding:
- the LOC133555715 gene encoding cytochrome P450 1A1 — protein MRPMFGTLLPKENPSASVSSVTLVLCLLTLLLMALCGRKGQRSLSHHFDSDLDIHPPPPGPTPWPLVGNLLQMGDQIHLSLTQLRHQYGDVFKLRLGSLTVVVLSGYATIRQALVRQGDAFAGRPDLFTFSAVANGTSMTFSEKYGHTWMLHKKLCKNALRSFSQAEPRESGATCRLEEHVCAEASEMVKVLQEQAAKELEMTGIDPVRQLVTSVANVVCALCFGKRYDHNDKEFLTVVHINNEVLRIFAAGNLADFFPVFRYFPSPSLRKMVQHIHRMNSFMERSIEEHICTFDKNCIRDITDALIALCEDREESKHKSTLSNSQIIHTVVDIFGAGFDTIIAGLQWSLLYLIKFPDIQDRIHQEIDDHIGTARLPSFSDKVNMPFTEAFIYEVFRHASYVPFTIPHCTTRDILLNGFFIPKDTCVFINQYQVNHDVALWGDPDVFRPGRFLASAGILKKELTEKVLIFGMGKRRCLGDGYARLEMFVFLTTLLQRLRIQSVPGQELDLSTDFGLTMKPRPYKITISSRL, from the exons ATGAGGCCGATGTTTGGGACCCTTCTGCCTAAAGAGAACCCTAGTGCCTCCGTCTCCAGTGTTACTCTTGTTCTCTGCCTTCTAACCCTTCTTCTGATGGCTCTTTGCGGTCGCAAGGGTCAGAGATCCCTCTCTCACCATTTTGACTCCGACCTCGACATTCACCCACCTCCCCCCGGTCCTACACCTTGGCCCCTTGTTGGCAATCTTCTCCAGATGGGCGACCAAATTCATCTTTCCTTGACGCAACTGAGACACCAGTATGGAGATGTTTTCAAG CTTCGTCTTGGTTCTTTGACTGTTGTAGTTCTCAGTGGATATGCCACCATCAGACAGGCTCTGGTCCGCCAAGGGGATGCTTTTGCCGGGCGTCCAGACCTTTTCACCTTTTCTGCCGTTGCCAACGGGACCAGTATGACTTTCAGCGAGAAGTATGGACACACTTGGATGCTGCACAAGAAGCTGTGCAAGAATGCCCTTAGGTCCTTCTCTCAGGCTGAGCCCAGGGAATCTGGAGCCACATGCCGGCTGGAGGAGCATGTCTGCGCTGAGGCCTCAGAGATGGTGAAGGTTCTTCAGGAACAAGCCGCTAAGGAGCTGGAAATGACAGGTATCGACCCGGTGAGGCAGCTGGTCACATCTGTAGCAAATGTGGTCTGTGCCCTCTGTTTTGGGAAAAGATATGACCACAATGACAAAGAGTTCCTCACTGTTGTCCACATCAACAATGAGGTCCTAAGGATCTTTGCTGCAGGGAACCTGGCAGATTTCTTTCCTGTGTTCCGTTACTTTCCCAGTCCATCTTTGAGGAAGATGGTGCAACACATCCACAGGATGAATAGCTTCATGGAGAGAAGCATCGAGGAGCACATCTGCACTTTTGACAAG aaCTGTATTCGTGACATCACAGATGCTCTGATTGCACTTTGTGAGGACCGGGAAGAAAGCAAGCACAAGTCCACACTCTCCAACTCTCAGATTATTCATACTGTTGTCGACATCTTTGGAGCAG GCTTTGATACCATCATCGCTGGTTTGCAGTGGAGCCTTTTATATCTCATCAAGTTCCCTGACATTCAGGACAGGATACACCAAGAAATAG ATGACCATATTGGCACAGCCAGGTTGCCCAGCTTTTCAGACAAGGTCAACATGCCTTTCACTGAGGCGTTCATCTATGAAGTGTTTCGTCACGCTTCTTACGTCCCTTTCACCATACCTCACTG CACCACGAGGGACATCCTCTTGAATGGATTCTTCATTCCCAAAGACACCTGTGTATTCATCAACCAATATCAAGTCAACCATGATGT TGCTCTTTGGGGCGACCCTGATGTTTTTCGCCCCGGTCGTTTCCTGGCCTCAGCAGGGATACTTAAAAAGGAGCTCACGGAGAAGGTTCTTATCTTCGGCATGGGGAAGAGGCGTTGCCTTGGTGATGGATACGCACGTTTAGAGATGTTTGTCTTTCTCACCACATTGCTCCAAAGACTGCGAATCCAAAGTGTTCCAGGGCAGGAGCTGGATCTCAGCACTGATTTTGGTCTGACAATGAAGCCACGTCCCTACAAAATAACCATCTCCTCAAGGCTTTAG
- the si:dkey-96l17.6 gene encoding uncharacterized protein si:dkey-96l17.6, whose amino-acid sequence MYVNSPGSEIGSFTLTFLGKKVGRHHSVAPAGKKCAWVVNNSSTCPEDPAMSALPGPVSMTTHEQDLPGSVPHSLYKRPKQVNPNSGVSEKESLKS is encoded by the exons ATGTATGTCAACTCTCCTGGATCTGAGATTGGATCCTTCACACTGACCTTCCTGGGAAAGAAAGTGGGGAGACATCACTCTGTGGCCCCTGCAGGCAAGAAAT GTGCCTGGGTGGTTAATAACTCATCGACTTGCCCGGAGGACCCTGCCATGTCCGCACTGCCAGGACCGGTCTCTATGACGACACACGAGCAGGATTTACCAGGAAGCGTACCACACTCTCTGTACAAGAGGCCCAAACAAGTAAACCCGAATTCAG GTGTTTCTGAGAAAGAATCTTTGAAGTCTTGA